One genomic segment of Heliomicrobium undosum includes these proteins:
- the bzaB gene encoding B12 lower ligand biosynthesis ThiC-like protein BzaB, with protein sequence MTKLTQAEFARNGIITAQMEYVARRENVSPETIRRAIAEGTMVILANNSRPNVDPVAIGKGIRTKVNASVGSSPDLMESEGELDKLRAAEKAGADTIMDLSSGGDIDGFLRRTLASTRLPVGTVPLYQVAKEAIERYGSVVALTEEDIFTAIEKHAEAGVDFMALHCALNMDVIERLRRQGRVTDIVSRGGAFMTGWMLHHGKENPLYARFDRVLEIAKRYDITLSIGDAIRPGAIADSLDRAQIQGLILVGELVQRALEAGVQVMVEGPGHVPAHHIATTIQMQKQLCHQVPYFVLGTLVTDIAAGYDHISSAIGATMATMAGADFICYVTPAEHLRLPTAEDVHQGVIAARIATHAGDIAKGIPGAAEWDLEMSRARKALDWRRQIELSIDPEHARQVRSARNADDAPACSMCGELCAMKVVSQYLGSDAVEGC encoded by the coding sequence ATGACCAAACTGACCCAAGCCGAATTCGCCCGCAACGGCATCATCACCGCCCAGATGGAATACGTCGCCCGCCGCGAAAACGTCTCCCCCGAAACGATCCGCCGTGCTATCGCTGAAGGAACCATGGTCATCCTGGCCAACAACAGCCGCCCCAACGTGGATCCCGTCGCCATCGGCAAGGGCATCCGCACCAAGGTCAACGCATCGGTCGGCTCCTCGCCGGACCTGATGGAGAGCGAAGGCGAACTGGATAAGCTACGCGCCGCCGAGAAGGCCGGCGCCGACACGATCATGGACCTCTCCTCGGGCGGCGACATCGACGGTTTCCTGCGCCGCACCCTCGCCAGCACCCGCCTGCCTGTGGGCACCGTGCCCTTGTACCAGGTCGCCAAGGAAGCCATCGAGCGCTACGGCTCCGTCGTGGCCTTGACGGAGGAAGATATCTTCACTGCCATCGAAAAACACGCCGAGGCCGGTGTCGATTTCATGGCCTTGCACTGCGCCCTGAACATGGATGTCATCGAACGTTTGCGCCGCCAGGGGCGGGTGACGGACATCGTCTCCCGGGGAGGCGCCTTCATGACCGGGTGGATGCTCCACCATGGCAAGGAAAACCCGCTCTACGCCCGCTTCGACCGCGTGCTGGAGATCGCCAAACGCTATGACATCACCCTCTCCATCGGCGACGCCATCCGGCCCGGCGCCATCGCCGACTCCCTCGACCGCGCTCAGATCCAGGGACTGATCTTGGTAGGGGAACTGGTCCAACGAGCGCTGGAGGCCGGCGTCCAGGTGATGGTCGAAGGACCCGGACATGTGCCGGCCCACCATATCGCGACAACGATCCAGATGCAGAAACAACTCTGCCATCAGGTCCCTTACTTCGTCCTGGGCACACTGGTGACGGACATCGCCGCCGGCTACGACCATATCTCCTCTGCCATCGGAGCGACAATGGCCACCATGGCCGGCGCAGATTTTATCTGCTATGTCACCCCGGCGGAACACCTGCGGCTGCCGACGGCGGAGGATGTCCACCAGGGCGTCATCGCCGCCCGCATCGCCACCCATGCCGGCGACATCGCCAAGGGAATTCCCGGCGCCGCCGAATGGGATCTGGAAATGTCACGCGCCCGCAAGGCCCTGGACTGGCGCCGGCAGATCGAACTGTCGATCGATCCGGAACATGCCCGTCAGGTCCGTTCGGCCCGCAATGCTGATGACGCACCGGCCTGTTCCATGTGTGGCGAGCTCTGCGCCATGAAGGTGGTTAGCCAGTACCTGGGGAGCGATGCCGTCGAGGGCTGTTAA
- a CDS encoding response regulator transcription factor, producing MAKILVVEDDQHILELVRFNLEKEGHAVQAAVDGEAALACLQEELPDLIILDLMLPRLDGLELCRRVRSRNHSSHLPILMLTAKGEEVDKVIGLEMGADDYMTKPFSPRELVARIKALLRRTTRSDARPGGPMQVGELTIDAERYEIRVGGVKQDLTPKEFELLRWLASHPGKVFTREFLLERIWGYDFFGDSRTVDVHIRHLRQKVEKDPGNPRYIETVRGVGYKFRDPEA from the coding sequence ATGGCGAAGATCCTGGTAGTGGAAGATGATCAACACATTTTGGAACTGGTCCGCTTCAACCTGGAAAAAGAGGGACACGCCGTCCAGGCGGCCGTTGACGGAGAGGCTGCCCTGGCCTGCCTTCAGGAGGAGCTTCCGGACCTGATTATCCTCGATCTGATGCTGCCGCGTCTGGACGGCCTCGAACTGTGCCGGCGCGTCCGGTCGCGGAACCACTCTTCCCATCTGCCCATCCTCATGTTGACGGCCAAAGGGGAAGAGGTGGACAAGGTGATCGGCCTGGAGATGGGCGCTGATGACTACATGACCAAACCCTTCAGCCCCCGCGAACTGGTCGCTCGCATCAAGGCCTTGTTGCGCCGCACCACCCGCAGCGATGCCCGCCCCGGCGGTCCCATGCAGGTGGGCGAGTTGACCATCGACGCTGAACGCTATGAGATCCGCGTGGGCGGTGTCAAACAGGACCTGACGCCGAAGGAATTTGAGTTGCTGCGCTGGCTCGCTTCCCATCCGGGTAAGGTCTTCACCCGCGAGTTCCTCTTGGAGCGCATCTGGGGATACGACTTTTTCGGCGACAGCCGGACCGTAGACGTCCATATCCGCCACCTGCGGCAAAAGGTCGAAAAGGACCCGGGAAACCCTCGTTACATTGAGACGGTTCGCGGCGTCGGTTACAAGTTTCGCGATCCGGAGGCCTGA
- the crcB gene encoding fluoride efflux transporter CrcB, translated as MNSLAVAVGGFLGAMARFLMGTWLTPLTEQTGFPWGTLTINLLGAFALAFFLTLALERVKVNPAMRIGFSTGFLGAFTTFSTFALESLRLLEAGQALLAAVYLLSSLTLGLSVTALGVRIARAVKVKGAAALEVER; from the coding sequence ATGAACAGTTTGGCGGTGGCTGTGGGCGGTTTTCTGGGCGCGATGGCCCGCTTTTTGATGGGAACCTGGCTGACGCCCTTGACCGAACAGACCGGTTTCCCCTGGGGCACTTTGACGATCAACCTGTTGGGCGCTTTCGCGCTCGCCTTTTTTTTGACCCTGGCCCTGGAGCGGGTGAAGGTCAATCCGGCGATGCGAATCGGTTTTTCAACGGGGTTCCTTGGCGCTTTTACGACTTTTTCCACCTTCGCTTTGGAGAGCCTTCGCTTGCTGGAGGCGGGGCAAGCGCTTCTGGCAGCCGTCTACTTGCTGTCCAGCCTCACTTTGGGATTGAGCGTCACCGCGCTCGGCGTGCGCATCGCGCGCGCCGTCAAGGTGAAGGGGGCGGCTGCGCTGGAGGTGGAGCGATGA
- a CDS encoding ABC transporter substrate-binding protein, giving the protein MFEQAKPIRNRRIRMLTVALAALFTLQALLITGCGKSGNPQAAPGPNGAQAPSVAAAGPVKLGILPIEDNLPFYVAEQEGLFKARGVDVTLVPFSSAQERDAAMQAGQIDGEVADLVAVALLQKSGTPVKVAAVGLGVNAKEGRFALLASPKSAVRQVSDLKNAQVAISENSIIEFVGDQILAEGGLRPADVKKMAIPKIPVRLQMLLSDQITAAILPDPLAFLAERQGAKLIADDTQKNISQTVLLFRKDSVEKNREAIQKVVAVYGEAGQALTADPAKFRPLVVAKANIPKEIQDSYQSPTFSKPVPPSREDLARVMDWMAAKKLLEKPYAYEDLVDPSLAP; this is encoded by the coding sequence ATGTTCGAACAGGCAAAACCGATCCGCAACCGACGTATCCGCATGCTAACGGTGGCGCTGGCCGCGCTATTCACCCTTCAGGCGCTGTTGATCACCGGCTGTGGCAAATCAGGGAATCCCCAGGCGGCGCCGGGACCGAATGGAGCGCAGGCCCCTTCCGTCGCAGCAGCCGGTCCCGTCAAACTGGGCATCCTGCCCATTGAAGACAACCTGCCCTTTTACGTGGCTGAACAGGAAGGCCTCTTCAAGGCCCGCGGTGTCGATGTGACCCTGGTGCCCTTCAGTTCGGCCCAGGAACGGGACGCGGCCATGCAGGCCGGCCAGATCGACGGTGAGGTGGCCGACCTGGTGGCGGTGGCGCTGTTGCAGAAGAGTGGCACACCGGTCAAAGTGGCCGCTGTCGGACTCGGCGTCAACGCCAAAGAAGGCCGATTCGCCCTGCTGGCCTCGCCGAAGTCGGCTGTCCGGCAGGTGTCTGACCTGAAAAACGCCCAGGTGGCCATCTCTGAAAACAGCATCATCGAGTTTGTGGGCGATCAGATCCTGGCCGAGGGCGGTTTACGGCCTGCCGATGTCAAGAAAATGGCGATTCCGAAGATCCCCGTGCGCCTGCAGATGCTCTTGAGCGACCAGATCACCGCCGCCATCCTGCCCGACCCGCTGGCCTTCCTGGCCGAGCGGCAGGGGGCGAAACTGATCGCCGATGATACGCAAAAGAACATCTCTCAGACGGTCCTGCTCTTCCGCAAGGACAGTGTGGAGAAAAACCGCGAGGCCATCCAAAAGGTGGTCGCCGTCTACGGCGAAGCCGGCCAGGCGCTCACAGCCGATCCGGCCAAATTCCGCCCCCTCGTCGTCGCCAAAGCGAACATCCCCAAAGAGATCCAGGACAGCTATCAGTCGCCGACCTTCTCCAAGCCCGTTCCTCCCAGCCGGGAAGACCTGGCGCGGGTGATGGACTGGATGGCGGCGAAGAAGCTCCTGGAGAAGCCCTATGCCTATGAGGATCTGGTCGATCCGTCGCTGGCGCCATGA
- the pnpS gene encoding two-component system histidine kinase PnpS, protein MVNNREAEHRPSGLASLLAVRHSLQWRITAAFVVLVLLPLGWLYFFTLDVLKTHPGLLATLFFFFAFSTGVVFHWSGQLAKTLEEYTRVVHRLEAGHGAGHYLMDQPDELGRLAKAIHQTVETVRTKIHQLSQDKTKFETILESMVEGVVGFDHMGRILLMNSAAEQMLRVQSDRVRGKLLLEAFRHRELEGLLTQALNTGEAQKKQMQIWPNRPQTFRVQVVPVWTEHRRLLGAAMVIDDVTEVRRLEQMRTEFVANVSHELRTPLTSIKGFVETLLDGALDDTKVARRFLSIINEETQRLQRLIEDLLQLSRIESQLGRVVEGQSYLEPEIQRVRNLLEPIAADKRITLQVNVDTNLPLLPLSSDNLKQVLVNLTENAIKYTPEGGRVNVRATREGDGVTLEVQDTGIGIPEESLPRIFERFYRVDKARSRELGGTGLGLAIVKHIIERSGGRVTVRSKVGAGSTFTVYFPAAQE, encoded by the coding sequence ATGGTCAACAACCGGGAGGCGGAACACCGTCCATCAGGCCTGGCGAGTCTGCTGGCGGTGCGACACAGCCTACAGTGGCGGATCACCGCCGCCTTTGTCGTCCTTGTGTTGTTGCCGCTCGGCTGGCTCTATTTCTTTACGCTCGATGTGCTGAAGACCCATCCGGGCCTGCTCGCCACCCTCTTTTTCTTCTTCGCCTTTTCCACAGGCGTTGTCTTCCACTGGTCGGGGCAGCTTGCCAAAACGCTGGAGGAATACACCCGCGTCGTCCACCGGCTGGAAGCAGGCCATGGCGCCGGCCACTACCTGATGGACCAGCCCGATGAATTGGGCCGGCTGGCCAAGGCGATCCATCAGACCGTCGAGACCGTTCGGACCAAGATTCACCAACTGAGCCAGGACAAAACCAAGTTCGAGACAATCCTGGAATCGATGGTCGAGGGGGTCGTCGGCTTCGATCACATGGGCCGCATCCTGCTGATGAACAGCGCCGCCGAGCAGATGCTGCGCGTCCAGTCGGACCGCGTCCGGGGCAAACTTCTCCTGGAGGCCTTCCGCCATCGCGAACTGGAGGGCTTGTTGACACAGGCCTTGAACACGGGGGAAGCGCAGAAAAAGCAAATGCAGATCTGGCCGAACAGGCCGCAGACCTTCCGGGTGCAGGTCGTTCCCGTCTGGACCGAGCACCGGCGGCTCCTCGGCGCGGCTATGGTCATCGACGATGTGACCGAGGTGCGCCGACTGGAACAGATGCGCACGGAGTTTGTGGCCAACGTCTCCCATGAGTTGCGAACGCCCCTCACGTCGATCAAAGGCTTTGTGGAGACGCTGCTGGACGGCGCCCTCGATGACACCAAGGTGGCGAGGCGGTTCCTCTCCATCATCAACGAGGAGACCCAGAGACTGCAGCGCCTGATCGAAGACCTGTTGCAACTGTCGCGGATCGAGAGCCAGTTGGGACGGGTCGTTGAGGGTCAGTCCTACCTCGAACCGGAGATCCAGCGGGTGCGCAACCTCCTGGAGCCCATCGCTGCCGACAAGCGGATCACGCTGCAGGTGAATGTGGACACAAACCTGCCCCTGCTGCCGCTCTCGTCGGACAACCTTAAGCAGGTGCTCGTCAACCTGACGGAAAACGCGATCAAATACACCCCCGAGGGCGGGCGGGTGAATGTCCGGGCGACCCGCGAGGGCGACGGCGTCACCCTGGAGGTGCAGGATACGGGCATCGGTATCCCGGAGGAGAGCCTCCCGCGGATCTTTGAGCGCTTCTATCGCGTCGACAAGGCCCGTTCGCGGGAGTTGGGCGGCACCGGACTGGGGCTGGCCATCGTCAAGCACATTATTGAACGGAGCGGCGGGCGGGTGACGGTGCGATCCAAAGTCGGCGCCGGATCCACCTTCACCGTCTACTTCCCGGCGGCGCAGGAATAA
- the nrdG gene encoding anaerobic ribonucleoside-triphosphate reductase activating protein, giving the protein MKIRLAGIVTDSFVDGPGIRATLFAQGCPHGCSGCHNRHTHDRLGGVEMELEEVLAEISRARHIQGVTFSGGEPFEQAQAFAELARRLKAKDTHLVIYSGYTFETLYARSRGDGDVFDLLSLADWLVDGPYVESLRDLSLPFRGSRNQRILLCKESMAAGRALQAME; this is encoded by the coding sequence ATGAAAATTCGCCTGGCTGGTATCGTCACGGACAGCTTCGTCGACGGCCCCGGAATCCGCGCCACCCTCTTCGCCCAGGGCTGCCCCCACGGGTGTTCTGGGTGTCACAATCGCCATACCCACGATCGTCTCGGGGGCGTGGAAATGGAACTGGAGGAGGTCCTGGCTGAGATCAGCAGGGCGCGCCATATCCAGGGGGTGACCTTTTCCGGCGGTGAACCCTTCGAACAGGCGCAAGCCTTCGCCGAACTGGCCCGCCGTTTGAAAGCGAAGGATACACACCTGGTCATTTATTCGGGGTACACCTTTGAAACCTTGTACGCCCGTAGCCGGGGCGACGGCGACGTTTTCGACCTCCTTTCCCTGGCCGATTGGCTCGTCGATGGCCCCTACGTCGAGTCACTGCGGGATCTGTCACTGCCCTTCCGGGGATCGAGGAACCAGCGGATCCTGTTGTGCAAAGAATCGATGGCCGCAGGCCGCGCCTTGCAAGCTATGGAATAG
- the thiC gene encoding phosphomethylpyrimidine synthase ThiC, translating into MELTQREAALRGLITPAMAEAAEREQVEAEVIRRGLAEGTIVLPFNRRRAEGRQAVAFGKGLRTKVSASIGLPLDGGSESEERKKLEVVLAAGADAVLDLSIGAGADRVREPDAHLSDYLALFRRHVLSTSTKPVGTLPQYEVFACRRGGKGGGILATTVDEMFEAMERHAADGVDFFGLHSAMTLKALDLARRQGRLTHMVSWAGASLAGWMLYHEQENPFYRHFDRVLDICRRYDVTLSLADGLRPGSGHDSLDRAQVQEMVILGEQVRAARDAGVQVMVKGPGHAPLHHCRATVQLQKQICEGAPYFIFGPLATDAAPGYDHITCAIGAALAASAGADLICYVTPAEHVRFPTVEDVRTGVIAARIAAHAADVAKGIPAAVERDAALSRARGLRDRVTERKLALDPDALTSTGSVDAVDAPISEEGIEDGKAPKQESGCHACGDGCSRRVLAEYFGAPIEYC; encoded by the coding sequence GTGGAACTTACCCAGCGTGAAGCGGCCCTGCGGGGCCTGATCACACCGGCCATGGCCGAAGCGGCCGAGCGGGAGCAGGTGGAGGCCGAGGTGATCCGCCGCGGGCTGGCGGAGGGGACCATCGTCTTGCCCTTCAACCGCAGGCGGGCCGAGGGACGGCAGGCCGTCGCCTTTGGCAAGGGATTGCGCACCAAGGTCAGCGCGTCCATCGGGCTCCCCCTCGACGGCGGGTCGGAGTCGGAAGAGCGCAAGAAATTGGAGGTCGTGCTGGCAGCAGGGGCCGACGCGGTGCTCGACCTGTCCATCGGGGCCGGCGCCGACCGGGTGCGGGAACCGGATGCCCATCTGAGCGATTATTTGGCCCTCTTCCGTCGGCACGTGCTGTCCACCTCGACGAAACCTGTCGGGACGCTGCCCCAGTACGAGGTGTTCGCTTGCCGGCGCGGCGGAAAGGGAGGCGGCATCCTGGCGACGACCGTAGATGAAATGTTCGAAGCGATGGAGCGTCACGCCGCCGACGGCGTCGACTTCTTCGGCTTGCACTCGGCCATGACCTTGAAGGCGCTGGACCTGGCGCGGCGGCAGGGGCGCCTGACCCACATGGTCAGTTGGGCCGGCGCTTCTTTGGCCGGTTGGATGCTTTACCACGAACAGGAAAATCCCTTCTACCGCCACTTCGACCGGGTGCTGGACATCTGCCGGCGCTATGACGTGACCCTCAGCCTGGCTGACGGGCTGAGACCCGGCTCAGGGCACGATTCCCTCGACCGGGCGCAGGTGCAGGAGATGGTAATCCTAGGCGAGCAGGTCCGGGCGGCCCGTGACGCCGGTGTGCAGGTGATGGTCAAAGGCCCCGGCCATGCGCCCCTCCATCACTGCCGCGCGACGGTGCAGTTGCAGAAACAAATCTGCGAGGGAGCGCCTTACTTCATCTTCGGCCCCCTGGCCACCGACGCCGCCCCCGGATACGACCACATCACCTGCGCCATCGGCGCCGCCTTGGCCGCCTCCGCCGGCGCCGACTTGATCTGCTATGTCACACCGGCAGAACACGTCCGCTTCCCCACCGTCGAAGACGTCCGCACCGGCGTCATCGCCGCCCGCATCGCCGCCCATGCCGCCGACGTAGCAAAGGGGATCCCCGCCGCCGTCGAACGCGACGCCGCCCTTTCCCGAGCGCGAGGGTTGCGGGACCGGGTGACGGAGCGGAAGCTGGCGCTAGATCCGGATGCCCTGACGTCCACCGGCAGTGTTGACGCGGTGGACGCTCCTATCTCGGAGGAAGGCATTGAAGACGGAAAGGCTCCGAAGCAAGAGAGTGGCTGTCACGCTTGCGGTGATGGCTGTTCCCGCCGAGTGCTGGCGGAGTACTTCGGTGCTCCGATTGAGTACTGCTAG
- a CDS encoding ABC transporter permease has product MRRFRNGLAMAGAALLLIMLWQVAAMAVDNPMLPSPMEAFRAFGESFSGRLPAHLWASAFRVLVSVILSILLAVPLGLFLGRNRQADRWIAPVIFLTYPIPKIVFLPLVLLFLGIGDASKVFLITLIVFYQIVVTTRDAARSVREYDLLSLRSLGGNGWDLYRHVIIPACVPDILTSLRISMGTAVAVLFLVESFATTEGLGYFIMDAWSRAASAEMFAGIIAMGLLGFGLILLVDLAEAWLCQWQAAEQKME; this is encoded by the coding sequence ATGAGACGGTTTCGCAACGGCCTCGCCATGGCCGGCGCCGCCCTGCTGTTGATCATGCTCTGGCAGGTGGCGGCGATGGCTGTGGACAACCCCATGCTGCCGTCGCCGATGGAGGCGTTCCGTGCTTTTGGCGAATCTTTTTCCGGCAGGCTGCCGGCCCACCTCTGGGCCAGCGCCTTTCGCGTCCTGGTCAGTGTTATCCTGTCGATCCTGCTGGCTGTTCCCCTCGGTCTTTTCCTGGGTAGAAACCGGCAGGCGGATCGCTGGATCGCGCCGGTCATCTTCCTCACCTATCCCATCCCGAAAATCGTCTTTCTGCCGCTGGTGCTGCTCTTTCTCGGCATCGGCGACGCTTCGAAAGTCTTTTTGATCACGCTGATCGTCTTTTACCAGATCGTCGTGACGACGCGAGACGCCGCCCGGAGCGTGCGCGAGTATGATCTGCTTTCCCTTCGTTCGCTGGGTGGAAACGGCTGGGACCTCTACCGCCACGTGATCATCCCCGCCTGTGTGCCCGACATCCTCACCTCCCTGCGCATCAGCATGGGAACGGCGGTGGCCGTCCTCTTCCTGGTGGAATCCTTTGCGACGACAGAGGGTCTCGGCTACTTCATCATGGACGCCTGGAGCCGGGCCGCTTCTGCCGAGATGTTTGCAGGGATCATCGCCATGGGGTTGCTCGGTTTTGGCCTCATCCTGCTCGTCGACTTGGCCGAGGCGTGGTTGTGCCAGTGGCAGGCGGCTGAACAGAAAATGGAATAA
- a CDS encoding fluoride efflux transporter FluC, producing the protein MTIWAFLSIGAGGALGALARYGVGVAVSRRSSLAYPPSTFFINIAGAFLLGLSAAHAAHSPGSAWVEKYVFQIGFLGAFTTFSTFTLEAFRMIEDGEWFRCGLYVGGSAVIGLLACALGYYAL; encoded by the coding sequence ATGACGATTTGGGCGTTCCTTTCGATCGGCGCCGGCGGCGCGCTCGGGGCGCTGGCGCGTTACGGCGTCGGGGTGGCCGTATCTAGACGGTCTTCGCTGGCCTATCCGCCGTCCACCTTCTTCATCAACATCGCTGGGGCCTTTTTGCTCGGACTGTCGGCGGCCCACGCGGCGCATAGCCCCGGCTCGGCTTGGGTCGAAAAATACGTCTTTCAGATCGGCTTTCTGGGCGCTTTCACCACCTTTTCCACCTTCACATTGGAGGCCTTCCGGATGATCGAGGACGGTGAATGGTTCCGTTGCGGCCTCTATGTCGGCGGCAGCGCCGTCATCGGGTTACTAGCCTGCGCTTTGGGCTATTACGCCCTATGA
- a CDS encoding zinc metallopeptidase has protein sequence MFFTPYDVIVLPFFFLALYAQYKVSRTFSKYAEVPARGGNTGARVARGLLDANGLHHVPVEMVHGKLSDHYDPRVRAVRLSPDVYHGYSVASLGVAAHEVGHAIQHSSGYAPLALRHAFVPVANIGSMAAFPLFFLGFLMKWSGLILLGIILFSAAVLFQLITLPVEFNASNRAMQMLAHYNYVGRDEVGQVKKVLGAAALTYVASALVSAAELVKYVLIFSSSSRDE, from the coding sequence ATGTTCTTTACCCCCTATGACGTGATCGTGCTGCCCTTCTTTTTCCTGGCTTTGTATGCCCAGTACAAGGTGTCCAGAACCTTCAGCAAGTACGCCGAGGTGCCGGCTCGAGGCGGCAACACGGGCGCACGGGTGGCGAGAGGGCTGCTCGACGCCAACGGTCTCCATCATGTGCCGGTCGAGATGGTCCATGGCAAGCTCTCCGACCATTACGACCCCCGGGTGCGTGCCGTTCGACTCTCTCCCGATGTCTATCACGGTTACTCCGTCGCGTCGCTCGGCGTCGCCGCCCACGAGGTGGGTCACGCCATCCAGCACTCCAGCGGATATGCCCCGTTGGCGCTCCGACACGCTTTTGTCCCTGTCGCCAATATCGGATCCATGGCGGCTTTTCCGCTTTTCTTTCTCGGGTTCCTGATGAAGTGGAGCGGGCTGATCCTTCTCGGGATCATCCTCTTTAGCGCCGCCGTGCTCTTCCAATTGATCACACTGCCGGTCGAGTTCAACGCCTCGAACCGGGCTATGCAGATGCTCGCCCACTACAACTACGTAGGCCGCGACGAGGTCGGCCAGGTGAAAAAGGTTCTTGGCGCGGCAGCCCTGACCTATGTGGCCTCGGCGCTCGTGTCGGCGGCTGAACTGGTTAAATATGTGTTAATCTTTTCATCTTCCAGCAGAGATGAGTAG
- a CDS encoding ABC transporter ATP-binding protein: protein MIVARDLRLAYRQPGNTVTVLEGFDLTVPKGERCVLIGPSGCGKSSLLLLLAGLLKLSGGVRHASGGSEAGGRLHVGGQPLEGPRPQTSLILQDFGLFPWKTVEENIALGLRLKGVGEREAAERVRPVVERLGLAGTERRHPRQLSGGQRQRVAVGRALATEPDLLLMDEPFSSLDALTRESLQDLILEIARRDPLTIVLVTHSIEEAAFLGQRILILDGPPLRIIGQVDNSGAGASDYRRQKGFHAACDEIRRLMVKASERGSLR from the coding sequence ATGATCGTCGCCAGGGACCTCCGGTTGGCCTACCGCCAGCCGGGGAACACTGTAACCGTTTTGGAGGGCTTTGACCTGACCGTTCCCAAGGGGGAGCGCTGTGTCCTCATCGGGCCTTCAGGCTGCGGGAAGAGCAGCCTGCTCTTGCTGCTGGCCGGGCTGCTCAAGCTAAGCGGCGGCGTCCGACACGCGAGCGGTGGCAGCGAGGCGGGCGGCCGGCTGCATGTGGGCGGCCAACCCCTCGAGGGGCCCCGCCCGCAAACATCGCTGATCCTACAGGACTTCGGCCTTTTTCCCTGGAAAACGGTCGAAGAGAACATCGCCCTGGGCCTGCGCTTGAAAGGGGTGGGGGAGAGGGAGGCGGCTGAACGGGTGCGTCCTGTCGTAGAACGTCTCGGCTTGGCCGGGACGGAGCGCCGCCACCCCCGCCAACTCTCCGGCGGCCAGCGGCAGCGGGTCGCTGTGGGGCGGGCGTTAGCGACGGAACCGGACCTGCTGCTCATGGATGAACCCTTTTCCTCCCTGGACGCGCTCACGCGGGAGTCCCTCCAGGACCTGATCCTGGAGATCGCCCGCCGCGACCCCTTGACCATCGTCCTGGTCACCCACAGCATCGAGGAGGCGGCTTTTCTTGGCCAACGCATCCTCATCCTCGACGGCCCTCCCTTGCGGATCATCGGCCAAGTGGACAACAGCGGCGCCGGCGCCTCAGATTACCGCCGGCAAAAAGGTTTTCACGCCGCCTGTGACGAGATCCGCCGCCTCATGGTGAAGGCCTCCGAGAGGGGGAGCTTGCGATGA
- the pgeF gene encoding peptidoglycan editing factor PgeF — MAKPARWELIDDGTTAYYRFNWPTGAVHAFSGRLGGFSDPPYDGLNVALHVGDDAGRVRQNRQALSRTLGLPAGDWACVNQVHSDRIVWVGPGEDMDEDSPTGVIHADGLATDLAGVPLAVFGADCGLLLYYDPQARRIGAVHAGWRGTAAGLPQKMVEAFIARGSRPGDIRVALGPQIGPCCYPVGEDVAAVFRQRWPFAEAVLGPSSAEGKRTLNLALAQRLQLEMAGIAGEHIGELGLCTSCTEALFSYRRDGGRTGRQAAVIMLKIEAHR; from the coding sequence ATGGCGAAGCCTGCCCGTTGGGAACTGATAGATGATGGAACAACAGCCTACTACCGGTTCAACTGGCCCACCGGCGCGGTCCACGCCTTTTCCGGTCGACTGGGCGGCTTCAGCGACCCGCCTTATGACGGGTTGAACGTGGCCCTCCACGTGGGCGATGACGCCGGGCGGGTCCGGCAAAACCGCCAGGCCTTGTCCCGAACGCTGGGGCTGCCGGCAGGCGACTGGGCATGTGTCAATCAGGTGCACAGCGACCGGATCGTCTGGGTCGGTCCGGGGGAGGATATGGACGAGGACTCTCCGACAGGGGTCATCCATGCCGACGGTTTGGCCACCGACCTGGCCGGCGTTCCCCTCGCCGTCTTCGGCGCCGACTGCGGCTTGCTGCTCTACTACGACCCGCAGGCGCGGCGCATCGGCGCTGTCCATGCCGGATGGCGGGGAACGGCAGCCGGTCTGCCCCAAAAGATGGTGGAGGCCTTCATCGCCCGGGGCAGCCGCCCCGGCGATATCCGGGTGGCGCTTGGCCCTCAGATCGGCCCGTGCTGTTACCCTGTCGGCGAGGATGTGGCCGCGGTCTTCCGCCAACGGTGGCCTTTTGCCGAAGCGGTCCTTGGCCCAAGCAGCGCCGAGGGCAAGCGGACCCTCAACCTTGCCTTGGCCCAGCGGTTGCAATTGGAGATGGCCGGTATCGCCGGCGAGCATATCGGCGAATTGGGCCTGTGCACGTCTTGTACGGAGGCGCTTTTTTCCTACCGCCGCGACGGCGGGCGGACCGGTCGCCAGGCAGCAGTCATCATGTTGAAAATTGAGGCTCACCGATAA